One Alligator mississippiensis isolate rAllMis1 chromosome 1, rAllMis1, whole genome shotgun sequence genomic window carries:
- the MRPL51 gene encoding large ribosomal subunit protein mL51, giving the protein MLRAARALLWGRGPTAALAVSTNSLLRPRVREPPAHVQVDRWTEKRALFGVYDNVGILGNFQAHPKDLIRGPKWLRGWRGNELQRCIRKKKMVGDRMFDQDYKNLVKRIRFLYRRYNHTKLRH; this is encoded by the exons ATGCTGCGCGCGGCGAGGGCGCTCCTGTGGGGCCGCGGGCCCACGGCCGCCCTGGCCGTTAGCACTA ACTCGCTCCTCCGCCCGCGCGTGAGGGAGCCGCCCGCGCACGTGCAGGTGGACCGCTGGACTGAGAAACGGGCCCTCTTCGGCGTCTACGACAACGTGGGAATCCTGG GAAACTTCCAGGCTCATCCCAAGGACCTGATCAGAGGCCCAAAGTGGCTACGAGGCTGGCGAGGGAACGAGCTGCAGAGATGCATCCGCAAAAAGAAGATGGTGGGTGATCGCATGTTTGACCAGGATTACAAAAATCTTGTGAAGAGAATCCGGTTCCTGTACAGACGCTACAACCACACCAAGTTGCGTCACTAG